One Silene latifolia isolate original U9 population chromosome 4, ASM4854445v1, whole genome shotgun sequence DNA segment encodes these proteins:
- the LOC141653310 gene encoding uncharacterized protein LOC141653310, translating to MAMSIQQAAKSCGIPSALAPPVGTGIGLRRPIDRFALRPSFASTPITLSGVRVASAPRFSMRVASKQTYICRDCGYIYSDKKPFDKLPDNYFCPVCGAPKRRFRAYEPTVSKNANDLDVRKARKAQIKRDEAVGQALPIAIIVGIALLGGVYFYVNNNF from the exons ATGGCAATGTCAATACAGCAGGCAGCCAAGTCATGTGGTATTCCATCGGCCCTGGCGCCTCCTGTAGGAACCGGTATCGGTCTGAGGCGACCCATCGACCGGTTTGCGCTACGACCATCGTTCGCTTCTACTCCAATTACCCTTTCTGGAGTTAGAGTTGCCAGCGCGCCTAGATTCTCCATGCGTGTTGCCTCCAAACAAACCTATATCTGCCGCGATTGTGG ATACATATACAGTGATAAGAAGCCTTTCGATAAGTTACCTGACAATTATTTCTGCCCTG TATGTGGAGCTCCAAAGCGAAGATTCAGGGCATATGAGCCTACTGTAAGCAAGAATGCAAACGACTTAGATGTTCGGAAAGCACGTAAAGCCCAGATTAAGAGAGATGAAGCTGTCGG GCAAGCATTACCTATCGCTATCATTGTTGGAATTGCGCTGCTTGGTGGTGTGTACTTTTATGTAAACAACAACTTCTAA
- the LOC141652165 gene encoding putative beta-1,4-xylosyltransferase IRX10L isoform X1: MEFWRWVLIVIAISAFVTIDDDDDSSLSHPTRRILSTGDDCNELEDDLVGKLKVYVYELPSKYNKKMIEKDERCLTHMFAAEIMMHQILETNSVRTLDPEEADWFYTPVYTTCDLNRRGLPLLPKSGRIMRSAIQYISTNWPYWNRTQGADHFFVVPHDFGACFHFKEKQAIDRGILHLLERATLVQTFGQKNHVCLKDNSIVIPAYAPPQKIQAQLIHPDTPRSIFAYFRGCIYDVGNDPNGGYYARGARAAIWENFKDNPLFDISTEHPTTYYQDMQRSVFCLCPLGWAPWSPRLVEAVVFGCIPVIIADDIVLPFTDVIPWEDIGVFVDEKDVPDLDSILTSIPPEVIFRKQSLLANPLVKQAMLFNQPAQPGDAFHQVLNGLARKLPHGPDVFLSPGEKVLNWTADPVGDLKPW; the protein is encoded by the exons ATGGAATTTTGGAGATGGGTTTTGATTGTAATAGCCATTTCTGCATTTGTaacaattgatgatgatgacgactcGTCTCTGTCTCATCCAACCCGTCGCATTCTTTCAACAG GTGATGATTGCAATGAGTTGGAAGACGACCTAGTAGGAAAACTAAAGGTATACGTATACGAGCTTCCGAGCAAGTACAACAAAAAGATGATAGAAAAAGATGAAAGATGCCTGACACACATGTTTGCAGCAGAGATAATGATGCACCAAATACTCGAAACTAACAGTGTTCGGACCCTGGATCCCGAAGAAGCAGATTGGTTTTATACTCCTGTGTATACTACCTGTGATTTGAACCGTAGAGGCCTTCCTTTGCTTCCTAAATCTGGACGTATAATGAGAAGTGCCATTCAATATATTTCAACAAATTGGCCTTATTGGAATAGGACTCAAGGAGCTGATCACTTTTTTGTTGTGCCTCATGACTTTGGGGCTTGCTTTCATTTCAAG GAAAAGCAAGCAATTGATAGAGGGATACTTCACTTGCTAGAGCGTGCTACTTTAGTACAAACATTTGGGCAAAAAAATCATGTCTGTTTGAAAGACAATTCCATCGTAATTCCGGCTTATGCTCCCCCACAGAAAATTCAGGCTCAGTTGATACATCCAGACACCCCTCGATCCATCTTTGCTTACTTCCGAGGATGCATTTATGATGTGGGGAATGACCCTAATGGCGGTTATTATGCCAG AGGAGCAAGAGCAGCAATTTGGGAGAACTTCAAAGACAATCCCCTCTTCGACATCTCGACAGAGCATCCAACGACATACTACCAAGACATGCAAAGATCGGTGTTTTGCTTGTGTCCCCTCGGCTGGGCCCCATGGAGTCCTAGACTGGTAGAAGCAGTTGTATTCGGGTGCATTCCTGTCATTATTGCAGACGACATTGTTCttccctttacggatgtcatccctTGGGAGGATATTGGAGTATTTGTCGATGAGAAGGACGTGCCTGATCTCGATTCAATTCTAACATCAATCCCTCCTGAAGTAATCTTCAGGAAACAAAGTTTGCTGGCTAACCCTTTGGTTAAGCAAGCCATGTTGTTTAATCAACCAGCACAACCCGGTGACGCTTTTCATCAGGTCCTTAACGGACTTGCACGGAAATTGCCACACGGTCCGGATGTTTTTTTAAGTCCAGGGGAGAAGGTCCTTAATTGGACTGCAGACCCTGTTGGGGACCTTAAACCTTGGTAG
- the LOC141653309 gene encoding (+)-neomenthol dehydrogenase-like, whose product MGAGTKARAKERREKRLEEISHLRTIPYPDHRRWWTSETIAVVTGGNRGIGFEISRQLAGHGVTVVLTSRDATVGIEAVKVLREVGLSVEFHQLDIVDPASIKEFGDWLNDTYGGLDILVNNAGVNFNLGTENSIEHAEQVINTNYYGTKQVTEAMIPLMKPSTSGSRIVNVSSRLGRSSGRRNRISDVSLREQLSDDDSLTEELIDTTLKNFLEQVKDGSWTSGGWPQTYTDYSMSKLALNCYTRYMSKKLADRPEGDKISINCFCPGWVKTAMTGWVGNMSVEDGADTGVWLALLPEQQASGKFFAERREINF is encoded by the exons ATGGGAGCAGGCACAAAAGCGCGAGCTAAAGAACGGCGTGAAAAACGCCTTGAAGAAATATCTCATCTTCGTACCATTCCTTACCCCGATCATCGACG GTGGTGGACCTCTGAAACTATTGCAGTAGTGACTGGAGGTAACAGAGGTATTGGCTTTGAGATCAGCAGACAACTTGCAGGTCATGGGGTGACAGTGGTACTTACATCAAGAGACGCTACTGTTGGCATTGAGGCTGTAAAGgttctacgggaggttggccttAGTGTGGAGTTCCATCAGTTGGATATTGTTGATCCTGCATCTATCAAGGAGTTCGGTGATTGGCTTAACGATACCTATGGTGGTTTGGATATTTTG GTGAATAATGCAGGTGTTAACTTTAATTTGGGAACAGAGAATTCTATCGAACATGCAGAGCAGGTTATAAACACGAATTATTATGGCACAAAGCAAGTAACTGAAGCTATGATTCCTTTAATGAAGCCTTCTACCTCTGGTTCTCGTATCGTTAATGTGAGCTCAAGGCTTGGGAGATCGAGTGGCAGAAGAAAT AGGATTTCAGATGTTTCTTTAAGAGAGCAGCTTTCTGATGATGATTCACTTACAGAGGAATTAATTGATACAACTTTGAAAAACTTTCTTGAACAAGTAAAAGATGGGAGTTGGACATCAGGCGGTTGGCCTCAGACCTACACAGACTATTCAATGTCAAAGCTTGCTCTTAATTGTTACACAAGGTATATGTCCAAAAAACTGGCAGACAGGCCTGAGGGTGATAAAATCTCCATAAATTGCTTCTGTCCTGGTTGGGTAAAGACAGCCATGACTGGCTGGGTTGGAAATATGTCGGTTGAAGATGGGGCTGACACAGGGGTTTGGCTCGCATTGCTTCCTGAACAGCAAGCCAGCGGCAAGTTTTTCGCTGAAAGACGTGAGATCAACTTCTGA
- the LOC141652165 gene encoding putative beta-1,4-xylosyltransferase IRX10L isoform X2, which translates to MIEKDERCLTHMFAAEIMMHQILETNSVRTLDPEEADWFYTPVYTTCDLNRRGLPLLPKSGRIMRSAIQYISTNWPYWNRTQGADHFFVVPHDFGACFHFKEKQAIDRGILHLLERATLVQTFGQKNHVCLKDNSIVIPAYAPPQKIQAQLIHPDTPRSIFAYFRGCIYDVGNDPNGGYYARGARAAIWENFKDNPLFDISTEHPTTYYQDMQRSVFCLCPLGWAPWSPRLVEAVVFGCIPVIIADDIVLPFTDVIPWEDIGVFVDEKDVPDLDSILTSIPPEVIFRKQSLLANPLVKQAMLFNQPAQPGDAFHQVLNGLARKLPHGPDVFLSPGEKVLNWTADPVGDLKPW; encoded by the exons ATGATAGAAAAAGATGAAAGATGCCTGACACACATGTTTGCAGCAGAGATAATGATGCACCAAATACTCGAAACTAACAGTGTTCGGACCCTGGATCCCGAAGAAGCAGATTGGTTTTATACTCCTGTGTATACTACCTGTGATTTGAACCGTAGAGGCCTTCCTTTGCTTCCTAAATCTGGACGTATAATGAGAAGTGCCATTCAATATATTTCAACAAATTGGCCTTATTGGAATAGGACTCAAGGAGCTGATCACTTTTTTGTTGTGCCTCATGACTTTGGGGCTTGCTTTCATTTCAAG GAAAAGCAAGCAATTGATAGAGGGATACTTCACTTGCTAGAGCGTGCTACTTTAGTACAAACATTTGGGCAAAAAAATCATGTCTGTTTGAAAGACAATTCCATCGTAATTCCGGCTTATGCTCCCCCACAGAAAATTCAGGCTCAGTTGATACATCCAGACACCCCTCGATCCATCTTTGCTTACTTCCGAGGATGCATTTATGATGTGGGGAATGACCCTAATGGCGGTTATTATGCCAG AGGAGCAAGAGCAGCAATTTGGGAGAACTTCAAAGACAATCCCCTCTTCGACATCTCGACAGAGCATCCAACGACATACTACCAAGACATGCAAAGATCGGTGTTTTGCTTGTGTCCCCTCGGCTGGGCCCCATGGAGTCCTAGACTGGTAGAAGCAGTTGTATTCGGGTGCATTCCTGTCATTATTGCAGACGACATTGTTCttccctttacggatgtcatccctTGGGAGGATATTGGAGTATTTGTCGATGAGAAGGACGTGCCTGATCTCGATTCAATTCTAACATCAATCCCTCCTGAAGTAATCTTCAGGAAACAAAGTTTGCTGGCTAACCCTTTGGTTAAGCAAGCCATGTTGTTTAATCAACCAGCACAACCCGGTGACGCTTTTCATCAGGTCCTTAACGGACTTGCACGGAAATTGCCACACGGTCCGGATGTTTTTTTAAGTCCAGGGGAGAAGGTCCTTAATTGGACTGCAGACCCTGTTGGGGACCTTAAACCTTGGTAG